A single region of the Legionella oakridgensis ATCC 33761 = DSM 21215 genome encodes:
- a CDS encoding flavodoxin family protein: MARPLVLISYYSTSSMDVMAQAIAQGVQAVSGVDVKVLPIEKTTFSDVKNAAGVILGSPVYNANAAPQVQQFINTWPLHDPSYKDKVGAVFVIAGEISAGEEATQMDLLRAMMIFNLLLWGRKPASAFWGIRYCG; this comes from the coding sequence ATGGCTAGACCTTTGGTATTGATTTCTTATTATTCTACGAGTTCGATGGATGTGATGGCTCAAGCAATTGCTCAGGGAGTACAAGCGGTGTCTGGCGTTGATGTTAAAGTTCTGCCTATTGAAAAAACAACGTTTAGTGATGTCAAGAATGCAGCGGGAGTAATCCTTGGTAGTCCTGTTTATAATGCAAATGCCGCGCCCCAAGTTCAGCAATTTATTAATACTTGGCCACTTCATGATCCTTCTTACAAAGATAAAGTAGGGGCGGTTTTTGTAATAGCGGGTGAAATTTCTGCTGGCGAAGAAGCAACTCAGATGGATCTTTTAAGAGCCATGATGATTTTTAATTTATTATTGTGGGGGCGCAAGCCAGCATCAGCCTTTTGGGGCATCCGCTATTGTGGATAA
- a CDS encoding omptin family outer membrane protease has protein sequence MKIKITILTSTLACLLYPIHHFAAQLAPDKQVNYHADKLSINTALGYLGGEANEYVYDEDTHWKVSQLNWKIKRAAIIKGEINYDVLTWLTANASGWITLTTGQASMDDYDWLNPNQINWTDWSHHENTDLRYANDIDFNLRGWVLQNNHLKLGMTTGYKRTSFSFLAKGGCFQYSNGTFIGCFPYNEPGLGYQQKFNTVYLGLAGNYSINNLEFNAVLKFSPWVWATDVDQHYLRNLTFKEHGDNSNFYSAGIMAGYYITHHTKIFAEATYNRFTNGKADTEIVDNRDGTYTYLNNTAGLGNKNYSLAIGIQYRT, from the coding sequence ATGAAAATAAAAATAACAATATTGACCAGTACATTGGCATGTTTATTATATCCCATCCATCATTTTGCTGCTCAACTCGCTCCTGATAAACAGGTAAATTATCATGCAGATAAATTATCTATTAATACAGCATTAGGCTATTTGGGAGGTGAAGCCAATGAGTACGTTTATGATGAAGATACCCATTGGAAAGTCAGCCAGTTAAATTGGAAAATAAAGCGGGCGGCAATTATTAAAGGAGAAATCAATTACGATGTCCTAACTTGGCTTACCGCAAACGCCAGTGGCTGGATTACATTGACAACAGGGCAAGCAAGCATGGATGATTATGATTGGCTCAATCCCAATCAGATCAACTGGACAGACTGGTCCCATCATGAAAATACCGATCTTCGTTACGCCAACGATATAGACTTCAACCTCAGAGGATGGGTTCTACAAAACAACCATTTAAAACTTGGCATGACAACAGGCTATAAGCGAACCTCTTTTAGCTTTTTGGCAAAAGGAGGCTGCTTTCAATACAGTAATGGAACCTTCATTGGATGCTTTCCTTACAATGAGCCTGGTTTGGGATATCAACAGAAATTTAATACAGTCTATCTTGGTTTGGCAGGAAATTATTCCATCAATAACCTCGAATTTAACGCCGTTTTAAAATTTAGTCCTTGGGTTTGGGCAACTGATGTTGATCAACACTATCTTCGCAATCTCACCTTTAAGGAACATGGAGATAATTCAAATTTCTATTCCGCAGGAATTATGGCGGGCTATTATATTACTCATCATACAAAAATTTTTGCTGAAGCAACCTACAATCGTTTTACAAATGGGAAAGCGGATACGGAAATAGTGGATAACCGCGATGGAACGTATACTTATCTAAACAATACAGCTGGTTTAGGTAATAAAAATTATAGTCTGGCAATTGGGATACAATATAGAACTTGA
- a CDS encoding ankyrin repeat domain-containing protein — protein sequence MRLVEAASKNDWPAVDGILSLSQVIPQRELDEALQKASEEGFSDIVKRMLADKRANPAACSFQAREFAISPAVTDSYALQMACYKGHDKVVALLLDDGRSDASVDNFRCIRLAAQMNHAAVVRILDAYLSARQIPYKPKIGTALTEKIEGVIDHSVEVMPRYETTFAVC from the coding sequence ATGAGACTCGTTGAAGCCGCCTCGAAGAATGATTGGCCTGCGGTAGATGGTATTTTATCCCTGAGTCAAGTTATACCACAGCGAGAACTTGATGAAGCACTGCAAAAAGCATCCGAAGAAGGGTTCAGTGATATTGTAAAGAGGATGCTTGCAGACAAAAGAGCAAATCCTGCTGCTTGTTCATTCCAAGCAAGAGAATTTGCAATTTCACCAGCAGTAACGGATTCGTATGCCTTACAAATGGCCTGTTATAAGGGGCATGACAAAGTGGTGGCGTTATTGTTAGATGATGGCCGCTCGGATGCGTCTGTGGATAATTTTCGATGCATTCGATTGGCTGCGCAAATGAATCATGCGGCTGTTGTTAGAATACTCGATGCCTATTTATCTGCTCGTCAAATCCCCTATAAGCCAAAGATTGGTACTGCACTAACGGAGAAAATAGAAGGTGTCATTGATCATTCCGTGGAGGTAATGCCTAGATATGAAACTACATTTGCTGTATGTTAA
- a CDS encoding murein L,D-transpeptidase catalytic domain family protein has translation MASIRKDNEKEKKLWIFALTIACCSLPSYGMPLDNPYCKRPTIDDSASLLGITPSDSQKLTYFLHGIKTMLHHEAPTMNQAMVDKILTTLKCANQYDVEHTPVLTVIDYSRPSSEKRLWIFDLKGKKLLFHTYVSHGIKSGILSSNYFSNQYNSKASSIGVYKTDKAYYGRHGLSMRLDGLEKGFNDNASNRAVVMHGGWYVDEKFVKKYGRAGRSWGCPAVPSELTKQIINTIKDNSLFVAYYPNENWFLKSKYLHCDNYSHLPQVAQLETNATEPLENRDEILFAEKNNNNKREENEPIVVMAADSYQRIFNTKVPLKRMLRRQINHTEYVALNNKEFKNIVADNPELLNSATKDGSNELCFVIPVIKKVRGYYATEMQIIPLGKIKEVVTSSTQKNQPNYTIHFQTNASIHLKTTNQFIRWLGL, from the coding sequence TTGGCTTCAATAAGGAAAGACAATGAAAAAGAAAAAAAATTATGGATATTTGCATTAACCATTGCCTGCTGTTCTTTGCCATCATATGGTATGCCCCTTGACAATCCTTATTGCAAACGACCAACGATTGATGATTCTGCATCCTTGTTAGGAATCACGCCAAGCGACTCTCAAAAGCTTACCTACTTTCTTCATGGAATCAAAACCATGCTTCATCATGAAGCGCCAACCATGAATCAAGCCATGGTAGATAAAATATTAACAACCTTAAAATGTGCTAATCAATACGACGTCGAGCACACTCCTGTTTTGACCGTCATTGATTATTCGAGACCTTCCAGTGAAAAACGCTTATGGATTTTTGATTTAAAAGGAAAAAAATTACTCTTTCATACTTATGTATCGCACGGCATAAAATCAGGCATATTATCGTCAAATTATTTTTCTAACCAATACAATAGCAAAGCCAGTAGCATTGGTGTGTATAAAACAGATAAAGCTTATTATGGCCGCCATGGACTTTCGATGCGCTTGGACGGGCTGGAAAAAGGATTCAATGATAACGCATCCAATCGCGCTGTTGTCATGCATGGCGGCTGGTATGTTGACGAGAAATTTGTAAAAAAATATGGTCGTGCAGGCCGAAGCTGGGGATGTCCGGCGGTCCCATCAGAATTAACAAAACAAATCATCAATACAATAAAAGATAATTCATTATTTGTGGCTTATTATCCAAATGAGAACTGGTTTTTAAAATCAAAATACTTACATTGCGATAATTATTCTCATCTCCCACAAGTGGCACAACTGGAAACCAATGCCACGGAACCGTTGGAAAATAGAGATGAAATTCTTTTTGCAGAAAAAAATAACAATAATAAACGTGAAGAAAACGAACCAATCGTCGTTATGGCAGCCGACAGTTATCAACGAATATTCAATACAAAAGTTCCTTTAAAACGTATGCTTCGTCGTCAAATCAATCATACGGAATACGTTGCCTTAAACAATAAAGAATTTAAAAACATTGTTGCGGATAATCCCGAACTTTTAAATTCAGCAACAAAAGATGGTTCAAATGAACTGTGTTTCGTCATACCGGTTATTAAGAAAGTACGAGGTTACTATGCAACAGAAATGCAAATCATACCGCTTGGAAAAATAAAGGAAGTCGTCACCAGCAGCACTCAGAAAAATCAACCGAATTACACCATTCATTTTCAAACAAATGCTTCAATTCATCTAAAAACCACAAATCAATTTATCCGTTGGCTAGGATTATAG